Genomic segment of Candidatus Chlorohelix allophototropha:
TGCCATTAGCGCCGACAAATATAACCAGCCGTCTGTGCCTAGAAAGCGAAAAGCTCTTTGCCCCAAGTCCCACTTTGCCGCAAACCAAATTGCCAACAAATTAAAAAATACTGCGGTAATATCTGGTTTGACCGCGCCTCCCCAGAAAGCCACCAACCCCAAACTGCCCCAACTTGCCGCCGCTATAATTGCGCCACTAAATGAGGGCTTTGTACGAGTTTTGCCGTATAAAAGCACCAGCCTGAAAATTATTAGGGCGCTACCAAGCGTAGCGATAAACGAAATAAGTCTGCCCGGTTTGAAACTGCCGGGCATTATCTCCAGAAAAGGTAGATTCAGCCAATAATAGAGTGGTGTGTAAGGCGCAGAAATAAAAATCTCGCGTGAGGGCGGCGCGAATATATCCACACCTTTCGCCATCATTCCGACTTCCGATACAATCATCCCTTCTGATTCGTCCACTTGAAAAGGATAATTGAAAATTTGCCACATGATATTGAATGAGAAGATTATTTTAGCTAGAAGCAACCCGCCGAGTAGCAAAAACAGGGCTAAAACCAGCCAATCTGAGGCGGTAACGGGCAGTTTCAGCCCTGCTTTTACCGCTGGCTTTTCAAGATTCTTGCGAGATGTTTGCATAGCGCAATTTTAGCAGAAACCGCCGCTTGTACCAAACTTGTATTGATACTCGCGTTAGTATTCGCATTGATAATACTGCTCTACTGAAATATAATTTGCCCGTTACGATTGGCACTTTTAACTGAAACTGAAATATACATGGATTTATTATTGGTCGGGGCGGGCGGTTTTCTGGGCGCAAACGCACGTTATATCCTTTCCAGCTATGCTGCTCGCCGCCTCGGTACCGCTTTTCCTTATGGCACATTCTTCATCAATATTACAGGTAGCTTTATTCTTGCGCTTTTTTCGGCGTTGGCTTCGCGTTCGATATTAGCGGGGGTAGAGTATCGCTGGTTGGTGGCAGTGGGCTTTTGCGGGGGCTACACTACTTTTTCTACCTACACTTTTGAGACTCTGACCATGTTGCGGGAAAGAAATCTCAGGGCTGCTCTGTTGTTTTATTTGATCGGCAGCTTTATAGCCGGATTACTAAGCGCGCTTGTCGGGTTTTGGTTGGGGAATGTTTTTTAAGAAACGGGTGAATAAATAAATTGCGCAATTATTTGTTGGTAGGCATAGGCGGCGCGTGCGGTGCGATGGTACGCTACACCATGAACGGTTGGTTAAAGGGTGTAGTGGGTAATTTCCCGCTCGATACTTTTCTAATAAATTTATCTGGTAGTTTTATGCTTGGTTTGTTTCTAACTCTCTTAACCCGGCGCAATAGTGCGCAGGTGGAATTGCGGTTGTTGGTTGGTACGGGCTTTATCGGGGCGTACACCACCTTTTCCAGCTTTACCAACGAAGTGCTAACCTTGCTTCGCAGTGAAAATTGGCTACTCGGTTTGAGCTATTCGCTTGCCAGCCTTGTGGGCGGAATGTTGTGTGTTTGGGCGGGCTACCTAGGTGCAGTTATGCTGGAGGGTGGTTTGAAGAAAACAAAAGCAACAACCCATGAAATTAAACTCGCTGATGAGGCACAGCCCATTTCCGAAGGCAAGAAATGAGCCAAAAACCTCTACGCTAGCTTTCAAGGCTGGATAGTTGAATTGCGCCGGACAATTGCGGTTGCCAATCCAGCGCACGGAAACGGGTAAGGGTAGCCTTTAACTTTTCTAGTGTTTCAGGTTCAAATTCGGCGGAGCGACGCACCTTTAAATCCATGTACATTGCTACGCGCTCATCAACCGAGGCTACCCGCTTTCTGGTCAAATTTACGATGTGGTGGATAAAGTGTAAGCGTTTGCGATCATAATTTACCAACCCGGTATGCAACGCTACATGCTCTCCCACTCTTAGCTCGCTCAGGTAGCTGATAACTTGCTTGAGCGCAAAAAATCCCCGTTCACCTGAAACGATCATATCCTCCGATATTCCCACAAGTTTGAAAAATGGTTTGATGCCCATATTACCCACTCCGGTATAGTACATCACATTCATGTGACCGTTGGAGTCGATAAAATTTTCAGGAATAATCAACTCATGGGTGCGCGGTAAATTTAGCGCAACTTCGTAAAGCGCAATCGGGTCGGCAGTCGGCATCATTCTTGGAATTTCTCCTCCATCAGTGACCGCTACTTTTAATCAGGTCGTGGTTATGTGAGCGCATGTATAAAACACT
This window contains:
- the crcB gene encoding fluoride efflux transporter CrcB, with the translated sequence MDLLLVGAGGFLGANARYILSSYAARRLGTAFPYGTFFINITGSFILALFSALASRSILAGVEYRWLVAVGFCGGYTTFSTYTFETLTMLRERNLRAALLFYLIGSFIAGLLSALVGFWLGNVF
- the crcB gene encoding fluoride efflux transporter CrcB, which gives rise to MRNYLLVGIGGACGAMVRYTMNGWLKGVVGNFPLDTFLINLSGSFMLGLFLTLLTRRNSAQVELRLLVGTGFIGAYTTFSSFTNEVLTLLRSENWLLGLSYSLASLVGGMLCVWAGYLGAVMLEGGLKKTKATTHEIKLADEAQPISEGKK
- a CDS encoding thioesterase family protein; its protein translation is MMPTADPIALYEVALNLPRTHELIIPENFIDSNGHMNVMYYTGVGNMGIKPFFKLVGISEDMIVSGERGFFALKQVISYLSELRVGEHVALHTGLVNYDRKRLHFIHHIVNLTRKRVASVDERVAMYMDLKVRRSAEFEPETLEKLKATLTRFRALDWQPQLSGAIQLSSLES